A window from Vigna angularis cultivar LongXiaoDou No.4 chromosome 7, ASM1680809v1, whole genome shotgun sequence encodes these proteins:
- the LOC108336183 gene encoding protein disulfide isomerase-like 2-3: MSQFRTPFFVSFPLLLIIFNLAPSSYALYGASSPVLQLTPSNFKSKVLNSNGVVLVEFFAPWCGHCQALTPIWEKAATVLKGVVTVAALDADAHSSLAQEYGIRGFPTIKVFAPGKPPVDYQGARDVKPIAEFALQQVKALLKERLSGKATGGSNEKTETSSSVELNSGNFDELVLKSKELWIVEFFAPWCGHCKKLAPEWKKASNNLKGKVKLGHVDCDAEKSLMSRFKVQGFPTILVFGADKDSPIPYEGARTAAAIESFALEQLETNVAPPEVTEIHSPDVLEEKCGTAAICFVAFLPDILDSKAEGRNRYLQQLLSVAEKFKRSPYSYVWVAAGKQLDLEKQVGVGGYGYPALVALNLKKAVYAPLKSAFELDQIIQFVKDAGRGGKGNLPLQSTPTIVKTEPWDGKDGEIIEEDEFSLEELMGEDASNKDEL; encoded by the exons ATGTCTCAATTTCGAACACCATTTTTCGTTTCATTTCCTCTTTTGCTAATCATCTTCAACCTTGCCCCTTCTTCCTACGCACTCTATGGAGCATCCTCGCCCGTGCTTCAACTCACACCCTCCAACTTCAAGTCCAAG GTTCTGAATTCAAATGGAGTTGTTCTCGTTGAATTCTTTGCTCCATGGTGTGGACACTGTCAGGCTCTGACTCCGATATGGGAGAAGGCAGCTACTGTGTTGAAGGGTGTGGTTACTGTGGCAGCACTTGATGCTGATGCTCACTCGTCTCTGGCTCAG GAATATGGAATCAGAGGATTTCCAACTATAAAAGTGTTTGCTCCAGGAAAGCCACCGGTTGATTACCAAGGAGCCAGAGATGTCAAACCAATTGCTGAATTTGCACTTCAACAG GTAAAGGCTCTTTTGAAGGAGCGGTTAAGTGGAAAAGCAACAGGGGGTTCAAATGAAAAGACAGAAACCAGTTCTTCAGTAGAATTGAACTCTGGAAACTTTGATGAATTGGTCCTCAAGAGCAAAGAACTCTGGATTGTGGAATTTTTTGCACCTTG GTGTGGACATTGTAAAAAGTTGGCTCCTGAGTGGAAGAAAGCATCCAATAATTTGAAAGGAAAGGTTAAACTGGGCCATGTTGACTGTGATGCCGAAAAG TCACTAATGAGCAGGTTCAAAGTCCAAGGATTCCCAACAATCTTGGTATTTGGTGCTGATAAAGATAGTCCTATTCCTTATGAAGGTGCAAGAACCGCCGCAGCTATTGAATCATTTGCATTAGAGCAGCTGGAAACAAATGTTGCTCCTCCAGAAGTGACAGAGATACACAGTCCA GATGTTTTGGAAGAGAAATGTGGTACTGCCGCAATCTGTTTTGTTGCCTTCCTTCCTGACATTTTGGATTCCAAGGCTGAGGGAAGGAACAGATATCTTCAGCAATTATTATCAGTTGCAGAAAAGTTTAAAAGAAGTCCATACAG CTATGTCTGGGTAGCTGCAGGGAAGCAGCTGGATCTTGAGAAGCAAGTGGGTGTTGGTGGATATGGTTATCCAGCTTTAGTAGCCCTTAACCTTAAGAAAGCTGTTTATGCTCCTCTCAAGAGTGCTTTTGAACTTGACCAAATTAT ACAATTTGTGAAAGATGCTGGACGTGGAGGCAAAGGGAATTTGCCCCTGCAAAGCACTCCGACCATTGTAAAGACAGAACCATGGGATGGAAAAGATGGAGAAATAATTGAGGAGGATGAATTTTCACTTGAAGAATTAATGGGGGAAGATGCTTCAAACAAGGACGAGCTATGA